A part of Candida albicans SC5314 chromosome 2, complete sequence genomic DNA contains:
- the VPS35 gene encoding retromer subunit (Putative role in vacuolar sorting; downregulated in biofilm; induced upon adherence to polystyrene) yields the protein MQLSAGEQNSILQSCIANINQQSNLMKHDLNENKLLPALKHCSNFLNELRTNSLSPKQYYEIYMLVFDSLETLSTYLLNSHTARQKSKNREAKGNDTIKNGKPENDGEGTSAFLADLYEIVQYSGNIVPRLYMMIVIGTTYMSIEGSPKKDLMKDMIEMCHGVQHPIRGLFLRYYLSQRTKNLLPFQNQIDFEETVEFLIKNFIEMNKLWVRLQHQGHSSERELRYRERKELKILVGSNLVRLSQIIDDYNGDANYSAIEYYKEKIFPIITEQIIQCRDHLAQSYLIDVLIQVFPDDFHFATLDKLLNEVFVNLHPLLKKSELVQTLIDRFIAYHKFSSDMNKLSIEETGSNVIEINVDQLFQSFWQFYNKLVATADPQLPPEEHSMLLQSFINLLLTFEPDDFSNLDIIYKFAEENLAAQENNSELEQEMWSQLLLVPVSHFKSIKTLLSLENFYHFYTKLDNKALQKQIAIAIVDRILEIASDNDNELLHSVDEIDGVFKYLMVLIKESPSKLDTAKHLGVTKTIKVNNGEALITEEFLETQEKICKLIHLVELSDDPIKNVSNLMYVRKKYLNKNFENIIHTYPTLISKILFKLKLAGYVNLHQRKKSRSDTVDLQITSNFKNLSVIIDELYQYHQEYSSELILNIYLNVATVADQLKLESICYELFNQCFVVYEENLILTPHQYKTSSTTTHINPHDSLSGGSLAYESVLSIANTLVKTRNFSKENYENLITKLTLYGSKLLKKQDQCRAVYSCAHLWWWSETLLPAGEKSPTVIDDKDETMNQDNNENSKGSEADADAEPEVESKVEPKLEEPNEELVLYRDPKRVLECLQKSLRVADSCMDPYLSLKLFLEILNRCLIFNVYGNSLIDTRYINGLIDLINTNIDNLSDDKGHDEDFDDADGNDDDVTASEDNKEVLLLKQCRRYLKRTLSYISGQSLI from the coding sequence ATGCAATTGTCAGCTGGAGAGCAGAATTCGATACTTCAAAGTTGTATTGCCAATATCAATCAACAATCCAATCTTATGAAACATGATTTAAATGagaataaattattaccGGCATTGAAACACTGCTCTAATTTTCTTAATGAATTGAGaacaaattcattatctCCAAAACAATATTACGAAATTTATATGTTAGTTTTCGATTCATTAGAAACCTTATCAACATATTTACTAAACTCCCACACAGCAAGACAAAAGTCGAAGAATCGCGAGGCTAAAGGCAACGACACCATCAAAAATGGAAAACCTGAGAATGATGGGGAAGGCACATCGGCGTTTTTAGCAGATTTATATGAAATTGTCCAGTATTCAGGTAATATTGTACCTCGATTATACATGATGATTGTTATCGGTACAACCTACATGTCGATTGAAGGATCACCtaaaaaagatttaatGAAAGATATGATTGAAATGTGTCATGGAGTGCAACATCCAATCCGTGGATTGTTTTTACGGTATTATTTATCTCAACGAACGAAAAATCTTTTGCCCTTCCAAAACCAAATAGATTTTGAAGAGACAGTAGAATTTTTGATCAAgaattttattgaaatgAATAAACTTTGGGTCAGATTACAACACCAAGGGCATTCATCGGAACGTGAATTGAGATATCGTGAACGGaaggaattgaaaattcttGTTGGATCGAATCTAGTTCGTTTATCACAAATTATCGACGATTACAATGGAGATGCCAACTATTCTgcaattgaatattataAAGAGAAGATTTTCCCCATTATTACCgaacaaattattcaatgcCGCGATCATTTAGCCCAAAgttatttgattgatgTCTTAATACAAGTTTTCCCTGACGATTTCCATTTTGCCACTTTGGATAAATTGTTAAATGAAGTGTTTGTTAATTTACATCCGCTATTGAAGAAAAGCGAATTGGTACAAACTTTAATTGATAGATTCATTGCCTATCATAAATTCTCTAGTGACATGAATAAGTTGTCCATAGAAGAAACTGGAAGCAATGTAATAGAAATCAATGTTGATCAGTTGTTTCAATCGTTTTGGCAATTTTATAACAAGTTAGTTGCAACTGCAGATCCTCAATTACCACCAGAAGAACACTCAATGCTTTTACAATCATTCATTAATCTTTTATTGACTTTCGAACCAGATGATTTCTCAAATCTAGATatcatttataaatttgCTGAAGAAAATTTAGCAGCTCAAGAGAACAATTCTGAGCTTGAACAGGAAATGTGGTCACAATTGTTGCTTGTCCCAGTATCAcattttaaatcaattaagaCTTTATTGTCATTAGAGAActtttatcatttttataCCAAGTTGGATAATAAAGctttacaaaaacaaatagcCATTGCGATTGTCGATAGAATTTTAGAGATTGCTagtgataatgataatgaattattgCACAGTGTCGACGAAATTGATGGGGTATTCAAGTATCTTATGGTATTAATTAAAGAGTCACCAAGTAAATTAGACACTGCTAAGCATTTGGGGGTAACTAAAACCATCAAAGTGAATAACGGTGAGGCATTGATTACGGAGGAATTCCTTGAAACTCAAGAGAAGATTTGCAAGTTAATTCATCTTGTTGAACTTAGTGATGATCCTATTAAAAATGTTTCTAACTTGATGTATGTTAGAAAGAAGtatttgaacaaaaattttgagAATATCATTCATACTTATCCCACTTTGATATCgaaaattttattcaaattgaaattagcTGGTTATGTTAATTTACATCAACGAAAGAAAAGTAGAAGCGATACAGTGGATTTACAAATCACATCAAACTTTAAGAATTTGTCGGtgattattgatgaattgtatcaatatcatcaagaATATTCATCTGAATTGATTCTCAACATCTATTTGAACGTTGCTACAGTTGCTGACCAATTGAAACTAGAATCCATATGCTATGAATTGTTCAATCAATGCTTTGTCGTTTATGAAGAAAACCTTATTTTGACACCTCATCAGTACAAGACATCGTCAACAACTACCCATATCAATCCTCATGATTCACTTTCAGGTGGATCATTAGCTTATGAATCAGTGTTATCAATTGCCAATACTCTCGTGAAGACCAGAAACTTTTCCAAAGAGAATTACGAGAATTTGATTACCAAATTGACATTGTATGGCTcgaaattattgaaaaaacaagatCAATGTCGTGCAGTGTATTCATGTGCCCATCTATGGTGGTGGAGTGAAACATTGTTGCCCGCAGGTGAGAAGTCCCCTACGgtaattgatgataaagatGAAACCATGAATCAggataataatgaaaactCCAAGGGATCTGAAGCCGATGCTGACGCTGAACCAGAAGTTGAATCTAAAGTAGAACCTAAATTGGAGGAACCCAATGAAGAACTTGTATTATATCGTGATCCTAAGCGAGTATTGGAATGTCTTCAAAAATCATTACGAGTGGCAGATTCATGTATGGATCCATATCTTTCGCTTAAATTGTTTCTTGAAATACTCAATCGATGTCTTATTTTCAATGTTTATGGCAATAGTTTAATTGATACTCGATACATTAAtggattgattgatttgataaacaccaatattgataatttatctGACGATAAGGGACACGACGAAGACTTTGACGATGCCGATGGTAACGACGATGATGTCACTGCAAGTGAAGATAACAAGGAGGTGTTATTGTTGAAGCAATGTCGTAGGTATCTCAAACGAACCTTATCATATATTTCAGGACAAAGTTTAATTTAA
- the PNG2 gene encoding Png2p (Putative peptide:N-glycanase; gene has variable numbers of 12-bp repeats; induced by caspofungin, ciclopirox olamine, ketoconazole or hypoxia; gene of core caspofungin response; Hap43-induced; Spider biofilm induced), producing the protein MSSTIPSEDKKPLLDSEMEPEVSVNNNEELPPYSDNEKHSLLSDNEKCDLEEVPTSYRVTRHSNKFKRFCQILSLFGVLYLVNFLYINRDDFARGMSTHFRFNCGSLVSQQPLQETKLDHHPIFRNLIDVVDTTYSDQQEGNNTAKEIISVTNPYTPNPRYGESLYTTTLIKNHKFGNSWNQPAVVNFTAPSNISFDAVVLTLHTEVEGVQFDRLANLFVDGIQVWRTSTIEPGGRKVFSDFKKDVSKYSKLFKKENVQILFQLDNLVTSKLTGIFDVTLTADFYKFHRHPHYRDGKNEHNEKRYGHEDKLNEFYEEQNDQDYEKEFIDSFEHHRGDFQEDEKNHHDDHHKDKHHKGKHHKDDKHHKDKDGKPKKPEHPPHEPPHEPPHEPPHEPPHEPPHHPPHEPPHEPPHKPPHEPPHEPPHKPPHEPPHEPPHEPPHEPPHEPPHHPPHHPPHHPPHDPHDPNHHHGKYHEERRIFTEAKPADEIYPLTFNKNPNQAPVVYLASNKLSVNLPKVSKNTTRLTLSIFTSGNAADEFWYTNVVDKYKDIFADRGNPFIGKGPVRVVNVYFNGEKIAAQTPEPVIFTGGISPALWSPVVSFNAFDVPSIDVDVSGLLPYLWEHQAIEDKILEIEVSNGLGEIDKDTTTSVNENWVTSANLLTYQNDQVIDATGEVINIDNESSEVVLTVAPPYTRSLQQIIDASFSAQLISQFSLTLKNNRTLNTTISSYSKAEVSNVQSYSRSGDIQSIVHAGRSSRSVLIQDNDSPESKDVTEHKSKHRKSEIPENTISIVNITLNYPLVLHLQQISKDIGSGDDFFVDYDVRLAHSKSTDITFGAIHGGIHTTTSQNGTSRFFLSSKGNHGFGSTFSKYKSKIKFGPHQRKYKRVVNAVNGTIVLDKSKSGKDDEHGKTHLSSMMKAMEKTSVYKNASEMLQSIVNASKASFKEFLGAKPGCHGMKHHENEDGHKKMKHKMRKHLSDAH; encoded by the coding sequence ATGTCATCAACAATTCCCAGTGAAGACAAGAAACCTTTATTGGATTCTGAAATGGAACCAGAAGTTTCTGTTAATAATAACGAAGAATTGCCACCTTATTCCGACAATGAGAAACATCTGTTATTGTCAGATAATGAGAAATGTGACTTGGAAGAAGTTCCAACAAGCTATAGAGTAACTCGTCATtccaataaattcaaaagatTTTGTCAAATCTTATCATTATTTGGAGTGCTTTATTTGGTAAACTTTTTGTACATCAATCGTGATGATTTTGCTCGTGGAATGTCAACTCATTTCAGATTTAACTGTGGTTCCTTGGTTTCGCAGCAACCCCTTCAGGAAACTAAACTTGACCATCATCCAATTTTCagaaatttgattgatgtGGTCGATACTACTTACTCTGATCAACAAGAAGGCAATAACACTGCTAAAGAAATCATTTCTGTCACCAATCCATACACACCCAATCCTCGTTATGGTGAATCGTTATACACTACTACTTTGATCAAGAATCATAAATTTGGTAACAGTTGGAATCAACCGGCAGTTGTCAATTTTACTGCACCATccaatatttcttttgatgCTGTGGTTTTAACTTTACACACCGAAGTAGAAGGTGTGCAATTTGATAGATTGGctaatttgtttgttgatgGTATCCAAGTCTGGAGAACTTCAACCATTGAACCTGGTGGTCGTAAAGTATTTagtgatttcaaaaaagatGTCAGCAAATATTCCaaacttttcaaaaaagagaatGTACAAATCTTATTCCAATTAGATAATTTGGTTACATCTAAATTGACAGGTATTTTTGATGTTACTTTAACTGCAGATTTTTACAAGTTCCATAGACACCCACATTACCGTGATGGAAAAAATGAACACAATGAAAAACGTTATGGTCATgaagataaattgaatgagTTCTATGAAGAACAAAATGATCAAGATTATGAAAAAGAGTTTATTGATAGTTTTGAACACCATAGAGGTGACTTCcaagaagatgaaaaaaacCATCATGACGATCACCATAAAGATAAACACCATAAAGGTAAACACCACAAGGATGACAAACATCACAAGGATAAGGATGGAAAACCCAAAAAACCAGAACATCCTCCACATGAACCACCTCACGAACCACCTCATGAACCACCTCATGAACCACCCCACGAACCACCTCATCATCCTCCACATGAACCACCTCATGAACCACCTCATAAACCACCCCACGAACCACCACATGAACCACCTCATAAACCACCCCACGAACCACCTCATGAACCACCTCATGAACCACCTCATGAACCACCTCATGAACCACCTCACCATCCTCCACACCACCCACCACACCACCCACCACATGATCCACACGACCCAAACCATCATCATGGAAAGTACCACGAAGAACGTAGAATTTTCACTGAAGCCAAGCCTGCAGATGAGATTTATCCATTGACTTTCAACAAGAACCCTAATCAGGCCCCAGTTGTTTATCTTGCATCCAATAAACTCTCAGTTAATTTACCAAAAGTTTCCAAAAACACAACACGTTTAACTCTTTCGATTTTCACTTCTGGTAATGCTGCAGATGAATTTTGGTACACCAAcgttgttgataaatacAAGGATATTTTTGCTGATAGAGGTAATCCGTTTATTGGTAAAGGTCCAGTTAGAGTAGTCAATGTTTACTTCAATGGTGAGAAAATAGCTGCTCAAACTCCGGAACCTGTTATTTTTACTGGAGGTATTTCACCAGCTTTATGGTCACCTGTTGTCTCATTTAATGCATTTGATGTGCCATCTATCGATGTTGATGTTAGTGGGTTGTTGCCATATCTTTGGGAACATCAAGCTATTGAAGACAAAATTTTAGAAATTGAAGTTAGTAATGGGTTGggtgaaattgataaagacACCACCACTTCAGTAAATGAAAATTGGGTCACATCAGCTAACTTGTTAACATACCAAAATGACCAAGTTATTGATGCTACTGGTGAGGtcattaatattgataacGAAAGTTCGGAAGTTGTTCTTACGGTTGCACCACCATACACCCGCTCATTACAACAAATCATCGATGCTTCCTTTAGTGCTCAATTGATCAGTCAGTTTAGTTTgactttgaaaaataacaGAACTTTGAATACAACTATTAGTAGTTATTCTAAAGCTGAAGTATCGAATGTTCAAAGTTATTCCCGTTCTGGTGATATCCAATCTATTGTTCATGCTGGTCGCTCTTCACGTTCAGTTCTTATTCAAGATAACGACTCTCCGGAGTCTAAAGATGTCACTGAACATAAATCCAAACACCGTAAATCAGAAATTCCAGAAAACACGATTTCTATTGTTAACATTACGTTGAATTACCCATTGGTGCTTCATTTGCAACAAATCTCAAAAGACATTGGTTCTGGCGatgatttctttgttgaTTATGATGTCAGATTAGCTCATTCTAAATCAACCGATATTACATTTGGTGCTATCCATGGTGGTATTCATACAACTACTTCTCAAAATGGTACTTCAAGATTTTTCTTATCTTCAAAAGGTAACCATGGATTTGGATCCACTTTTAGCAAGTACAAGTCAAAAATCAAGTTTGGCCCACATCAAAGAAAGTATAAAAGAGTTGTGAATGCAGTTAATGGAACTATTGTTTTGGACAAGTCCAAATCAGGAAAAGATGACGAACATGGGAAAACTCACTTGTCTTCAATGATGAAAGCTATGGAAAAAACATCAGTTTACAAGAATGCTTCAGAAATGTTACAAAGTATTGTAAATGCTTCAAAAGCTTCTTTCAAAGAATTTCTTGGTGCTAAACCTGGATGCCACGGTATGAAACAtcatgaaaatgaagatggGCATAAGAAAATGAAGCATAAAATGAGAAAACATCTATCCGATGCTCATTAG
- a CDS encoding tRNA splicing endonuclease subunit (Ortholog(s) have tRNA-intron endonuclease activity, role in tRNA-type intron splice site recognition and cleavage and mitochondrial outer membrane, tRNA-intron endonuclease complex localization) has protein sequence MNDNDDKPIATTIDNKSHNPIILPVVNPSREPEVLVFNVDDIKTLRNEYNILGVLMGTLQHYPQQNIFLSVPLKLIIWEVIWLLQYNKAILVDHLTYRDAKIKLLKGDIKNNNYQGNLITTPNSDNDYNLELAKQHQLTIYDYITNYLQDSSMSVNQFITYYKYYSYLQNKGYFINPGIKFGGDLVIYPGDPLRYHSYSIVRFEFFDVHDVVVGGRLATSVKKNLVLMGYDQEADKTHQEVNEDVISDLFDESVPLTFSIEWAGFG, from the coding sequence AtgaatgataatgatgataaacCTATAGCTACTAccattgataataaatctCACAATCCAATAATTTTACCAGTTGTTAATCCATCCCGCGAACCAGAAGTTTTGGTATTTAATGTCGATGATATAAAGACTCTACGCAATGAGTACAATATACTTGGTGTGTTGATGGGGACATTACAGCATTATCCacaacaaaatatatttctttCTGTTCCCCTCAAGCTAATAATATGGGAAGTGATTTGGCTACTTCAGTACAACAAAGCAATTTTGGTAGATCATTTAACTTATCGTGATGCTAagatcaaattattaaaggGAGATATCAAAAATAACAACTATCAAGGTAATTTGATAACAACACCTAATTCAGATAATGACTATAATTTAGAACTAGCTAAGCAGCATCAATTGACGATTTATGATTACATAACAAATTATTTACAGGATTCACTGATGTCAGTTAACCAGTTTATCACTTACTATAAGTACTACAGCTATTTACAAAACAAGGgttattttattaatcCCGGAATAAAATTTGGTGGTGACTTGGTTATTTATCCAGGAGATCCTTTACGTTATCATTCTTATTCGATTGTTAGATTTGAGTTTTTTGACGTTCATGACGTTGTTGTAGGTGGGAGATTAGCCACTAGTGTtaagaaaaatttggttttaatGGGTTATGATCAAGAAGCAGACAAGACACATCAGGAAGTGAACGAAGATGTTATAAGCGATTTATTTGACGAGTCTGTGCCGTTGACCTTTTCTATAGAATGGGCTGGTTTTGGCTAG